Within the Pseudorasbora parva isolate DD20220531a chromosome 20, ASM2467924v1, whole genome shotgun sequence genome, the region aaaaaatgtcagATGAACATCCAACAAAACCAGTTcagacaaaaaacatttttttttttttttttttgcagtaatgTTTTGAGGACATTATTTGAACAGCCACCTGTAAAAATGTACAGTTAAATATGGCTACAGCTTTTGGAAGTCATCATCACCAGTTTGGCACAGCCTGTTGGGTTGAGAATGGCATTAAAATATAAACCTTATACACAGTGTTAATCTAATTCCCAGATTCTAAAGGTCGGCCAAAGCAATAGCAATATTCTCTTTGGGCTGGCTTTTGTCAAATAATCCACAGATCAGATGGAAAACTGTCTgattataaaacaaaaatgattcagacaccagatatacATGTCTACTAGTGGGCGCAGGACActagttcatttatgtaagtgaggatagctaaataaagtgaactgtggaaaaaaattagaaccaaaattattcaacactttgacctgaccatgttttgcttcagtgttttttctttaattgctaatgcgaCCTTTTACACTGAACAAAATCAAGCACTACTTGATCGTTGGTTGACCTGAATTAGTATTATCCACTTGTGTTCTTTAATGTAACATCTGACCGCTGATTGTACTCCattacctttctatcaaagttatctgacaatATCAAGATTCATTTGTTCTGTTCtcgtcatattttattaccattttctaaactatagcgaataaacttttatactgtgttgaaggtgtctgaatacattttggtttgactgtattaTGTTGTTACAAAAACTGCACTAAATTAATTTAGGAAATTCTAGAGGGGGAAACGCAATTGTGTACCATGAAACGTCACCTTATTTGTTTTGACTGATCTTGAATCATCAGAAGAATCCCTTTATACATTATGAAATGATATCAGATCACTCTGaagcattattattttaaaaagagctCCATCTAGTGGAGTCCTCATTACAGATCCTGTTAGGATTTTATGCATTCAGTTGAAGTGATTGCATCAAAAAGCATCAAGGTGGGGGTTTTGCTTGGGGGAGTAACTGTAAAACTAAGAGCATGAAACAGAAGTCAGTAGTCTTTTCTTCctaatagagtggtgcaggacATCCTTTTATAGGCCAAGATATGTGTTTAATTCTGTTTAAATGGCTGGAATATatggtgaacacaagctcaaggCACTTTCAGGATTTTttctacaacataaaatacatcaatATAGCCCCATAAAGCCATGTGTCTTGAAAAAGGCGGTATCTGGCGAAATGGGACTACAGAGGCTGTCGGGACATTAAAAGCCATCATGACGAACAGATAAACTTTTACAGTGTCACATAAGTATGCTCTTATAAACTAGTCTAACTCAAACATTCTGTGAAAAAATGTTAAGATAAAAACTGAAAGAGTTGTTGGGGGCTAGTGGTGGTGACAGTGAAGTTGAGTGACTGTGGTGTTTGTGTAGTTTACCTTTAGCTGTTTACTAAGgcctcaaaattaataaaagttgtgttcGTGATAAATATCTTGATGGAGACAATGTGTAAATAGCCTATCATAAATTTTTGTTGATCACAAAGTTTATTATGTTTTGGATTATATAATTCAaaacactgtaaaccctaacgcTCTAAATAAtcaattggtttgagtagaggcAAGTCAAATTAAACAACTTAGTTCAAacaaatgaacttttatgagtattaaGAACTTTTTGTTTGAactttgaatttttatttttttatttttgtggcgTTAAGCGCATCATCAGAGAAAAAATAGATGTCTTctggaagttattttgattagagattatgaaaaaataataatgtgtaTAGATAAATAAACTGCAAAATTCCATAAAAAGTAGGAATTGTCCATTTCGTTTTGAATTATGTAATAAATGACAAGGCTTTATAGACATGTGCTTGGCAGCTATCAGTGCCAGCGTAGCCTTGAGTCCACCTGTTGCACTGATAGCCTATGTGCACTTAAAACATTCATTGCACGTGGTTAGAGGAGTCTTTACTAATGAAAACTATCCTCCTCCATACAGGTTTCATTTTCTTCATGACTTTTACCCTAAGACTTTGATCACATACACTACAGAAACGTTATACTTCGGTGTTTCTTCAACTAGCCTACTTGTACTTTTGGTCCTGTGAACTTAATAAAATGAACTCTTAAACACATATTTTACAATCGCACTAAGTTAATCACTAAGTTAAAACCAATAGGCTATTTGATTTGTCTGTTCGGTTAAAAATGGCAAATAGTCGCTATACATGCATCAACAGAGGATGTATCATTATATTTGGGTTCCggtaaaaggtaaaaaaataataataataatctgttggttttaatatatatatatatatatatatatatatatatatatatatatatatatatatatatatatatatatatatatatatatatatatatatatatatatatatatatatatatattaataatcaaTCACCCATTACATGTGTTGTATTATGTGTAACGTGCACCCATGGAACCCGCATGAGGACGTGACAGCACAAACCAACCAATACAAACCAGGCGGAAGTCTGTCAAATATGAGGACGTCGGAGTATACTGTAACGTGATTGGTCCTACTGTATCAAGGTCCACGTGAGGTAACGCCTTTTTAAGCACGTCACCATTGGTGGTATAAAAGCGCTTCGCGGCAGCGCGCTGACGCAGCCCTAGTTTGTCAGGGAAAATGTATCGCTCGCGCTCCAAGTGTAACACCGGAATCGCTTTTAATACTTTCCTTTTCACTGTGCCATTGGAATATACTCAACTGAAAAGACATTATAGTAAAAACTGGTCGTGTATTGGTTGATTTTAGGCGCGGAACTACTCATTTAAGCAAGATGCCACGGGCCAAGAAAAGGAGCGGCAGAGGTAAGTGGGGTGGAATGTCTGGAAATGACCGGTTGTTTTTTTGTGGCCTGCTGCGCGAAAAGGATTTTCGGATTTGTAGTTCTTTACGCGTCGGTTCGGCAATGAAATTGGAGGAAGAGAACTACAACTTCCATGACTACAAAGCCCGCTTTGGTTGACAGCCAGGGATGTCTTTCTTTTGACACAAACAAAAGAATATTACAGTGTGAGCTATGGACGGTTGGAAATGTACGTTTGTCTTTTTAAATATGGTGTTTGTTTTTAAGGTAATGTTTAGTTTTGAATATTTGGGTTTCTGTAAAGCGCCTGTCATATTAATGACATTTATCAAATGGCCAAAGCTTAACAGATGGAATAAACTTGGATGATGATtatacagtaacgttacaatGTTTAACGCTAATGTataacaaaacaatcaaatcagATGATGCAACTCATATTTTGCAACTTAAAATACGGTTGATTATATTAGAATTAAAgtcaataaatgtataataattgCTGTTATGTGAAATGTCAAATAGGAGGAAGCTGCTGTGTTTCAgctgtcagtgtgtgtttgaggtTATTTCAGGCCATGCGCTGTCGCTTATATAACACAGGCCTGCTGTGGGACCAAATAGAGGACAGGAAGAAGCAACCAAGAACACCAAGTGCACATTTTTCAGCTGGAAACGTGTATAAATCAGTCTGCAGTCTGTTATTAGATGTTCTCAGCCCATCTGCTCGCTGGATTTGCACAGGCCGTTGAGAAGAAAGAGACTGTGTGTTCTGGCACCCATGTACTCTTTCCCGTCATTCTTTCTGTTCATCTGCTGTACTCTATAACTAGACATATCGACTTTTGTCTGAGAAACCTCACACAAGAGTTTTTATTTgcataagtaaaaaaaaaagtatctgaCCTTGCACAACAGTATGGGACCTTTTGTACCTCCTGCAGATATCTGCATTTTGCTGGGCTGATAACACATGGCTGAATTCACTGTATACACATTAATAGCCTTGAATCTTTAAGGTCAAAGAGAACTCCCTTATATGACCGCCTGAAATTATTTGGAAAACACTCTTATCTGTAAGTGTCAATACAGGGTTGGTCATCTTAGGACTTGGGACATAATTTTTGTTctaaaaaagttaaatgaaaggctgttatcatttcaaaagtttgtggCCAGAGAGATGtagaatttaatataaaatagaaATGAATACTTGAATTCAGCAAGGTTGTAttaaatttatcaaaagtgaaacatttatacatttatttttcaatatattattcTTATGAACTTAAAAGGCTAATTATTCAAATATGgtaaaaatattaagtaaatgTTTTCATTAAAGATTTCTGAATTCAACTATTCCATTACAggagtaaattacattttaaatgtattcaaattttaatgtatttaaaatggtaatttctcattacaattttttttctgttcgTTGTTAAAATATTTGTCCCTTACCTTTCAGAACGTAAAACTTCTCTAgttaaaaatactttaaagTTAAAACATTGTCTTTTTTATACTTGTGTATAAGTAATGTATGATCAGTGTTGagtgtaattaattactaagtaattaaattagagtaatttaattactttccTCTTGaaaaagtaagggattactcttaatgtttctgtaatttaattacttctgatgtaattgcaCTAAATATTTTATAGAACAATTCTATTTAAAAAAGTGGATTTAACTAATTTAATGTTAAACTGGATGTTTTAATGTAACATAACCTTCCTTTAAATACTTTAGTCAGTTCAAGAATAATTTATGCAATTGTATactgtttatttgaaataatttaGGTAGcagtttattttacagtgtccttgttacataccatagtaataacagtaaattatgctaAATTACATGCAGCTTAAGcttaaccaaaccctaatcttaccctaaccctataagtacatgttaattattttaatttgttactcatttcttaaatgtataattatttacaccgtaacaatgacacctttaaaatagTGTAACCAAATTAAGAGCAATTTCATGTCTATCCTTGTATTGTTCATCTGGTAAAGGTTAAAAacaggatttagaaagtaatgaGTAATCCAATACTTAATGCGCATTATTCTGTGATTAatacttacaaaatatttaggTAGCTAGTAATTCACTTCTTTTTTTACATAACGGTCTAACACTATGATTTATACATGTCAGCAGCACCAACTATTTGGTTAGATTATGCTGTTCTGCATAAACTCCCACGACCATATCCCTGCATTAGAATAGTGCATGAATAAAAGATCCTTGATCATTTTAGTCTGACTGTAACAGTTTGATTGGCACGTGTCCAGCAATACAATGCAGCTTTGCAAAGGGGTTGTTATTAAAGAACGACGCAGCATCAACAAAGGTTAAAGTTTGCTGTCTGTATTTTGCAGGAGGACAACAAGGAAATGTCCAGCCATTCAGTGATGAAGACTCCTCTAGTGAGACCCTCAGTCACTGCAGCAGTCTCAGTGAAAGAACCAGTGCAGCAGAGGACGGTGGGTATTTAGATGTCGGGAAATGGCATTCATAAGTGCTTGTGGGCTACTTTGTAGCATGTTATCAGAGATGAATGCATATAAagatgatcttttttttttttaaaaacatccagCTGGTGAAAGTGAAGAAATGGCTCAAGAGGACTTCCAGTACAAACTGAAGGTGTACATCGACAGCACAGTGGATAAGAGGTTTGTGTTCACTCGGATTTCTCTATTAAAATCCGATTGTTCTGAATAATCTAGATGTCATTTCTGCTTCCTGCTGCAGTCTGAACTGAGGAATTATGCTCCTCTTCTAGTGCCAAGACCAGACAAAGTGCCCTTGATGGACTAAAGACTGCCATGGCAACCAAAATCCTCTACGAGTTCATTTCCGAGAGACGAATGACCGTCACGGACGCCATTGAGCGTTGCTTGAAAAAAGGTTGGTTTAATTTGTGACTGAATAAttggaaataaaacatttttcttcagaTGTTGCCATGACATCAGTGCAGAAAGTTGAGCTGGCTGTTTGCATCTGCAAATCAGGTAAAGGAGTGGAGCAGTGTGCCGCAGCCTCGCTGGCATGTCTCCTGTGCATCCAGCTGGGTTCTGGGATTGAAAGCGAAGAGGTTTTTAAAACCCTTAAACCTGTATTTAAAACCATCCTCAACGATGGAGCAGCTAACATGCAAGCCAGACAAGCGGTAAACGGTTATGTTCCTCTAATGCGCCTTTATAGGAAATTATGATTTTTGCAATTTGGCAAATTTGAGATTGCAACAATCTGTTGATCTTGACTTTGTGTTTCAGTGCGCTACGAGTCTAGGCCTCTGCACTCTTGTAGCAGAAGATGATATCATGGTAAGCAGTCAATTGCAGTTGGATAATTAAAGCCttagggtatgtttacatgacgacaatgtactaaaaaaacaaaagcattttttcttttgcGGTTTCTGCGTACAGACAACAACACTGTCAAACGATCCCCGTTCACATGGATCTGACAAAACAACTAAAATGCTAGGTATTAGGCATgtgaggccagtagttggcgctGTAACTTTACACACCTTTAGACTGAACATGTAACAGGCATCTACATGATGTCACCATTTGCACaaattagcttttttttcttctttttttttacactaaCATTTTGAAAACCATTTTGAAAAGTTCACGTTTTCACATCCCCAAAACACTGGTGACATGTAACTGACCGGCCAACATGCATAAATAAAGTGGTGTAAACAGCCCCCAAGTACTGTCTTTTAAATTCAAGTagacttaaagctacactgtgtaacttttttagttctTAGTTCATTCAAAAACAATTGTCGCTTTTATTTACTCATAATTTCAAACCCATATTCTgctcatttattttctgtaGACCAGAAAATGACTTGAATGGTTACTGTCTTAATATAAATTATCATGAAAACCGATAATTTAATCGGTGAGCTGAACTGATCTGGTTCAATATTTTAGCTTGTTGATTTAATAATCAGGTCAAAGTGTTTCCTGAGttgactgtaaacatgttttgagTACTTCTAAGCACTGGAGCATGTTGAGGCTTTCACCATCGACTCAAACCTGATGATTGTCACCTCCAGGATGTTTATGCCACTATGGAGTGTTTTGAGAGCCTCTTCACCCACTCGTATGTCAGAGAAGATGGAAGCAGACCTTCTGTGAGTCCTCAGACCACACAGCTCCACACAAATGCTCTCTTGTCCTGGGCCCTCCTGCTCACCATCTGCACCGGCAGCCGCATCAGAAGCATTGCACAAAAGTAAGTTCAGGAAAACGCTGTTTTATGCCTTCGCTATTTCACGGTCCTGATCTTCCAGGAGCATTTGGGACCTACAACTAAAAAGTATGTGCAACTGTTTTTCAGACATCTGGCTAAACTTCCATGTCTGCTGGAGAATGACGACGTCAACATGAGGATTGCTGCTGGGGAGACCATCGCCCTGCTGTTTGAGCTCATCAGAGATGTTGACCCTGTAAGTTAATTCATTGGATTTATTACTATTTAAgcaaattatataaattatttgtataaatgtatttattttattaaaggaTTAATATATGTATTGGTGGTGTAACTGTTCAGATTTCTCACACATAAATGATGGTAATGAGAAActatttgcatttaaatttagTTTTGATATTTGCTAGTGGTGTAGCTGATTTACAACTAGATTATCTTACCAAcaaaattatttacattttaaaaatcgttTCACATGCTGTCTCAGGCTTCGGGTGTTCACAAActtattttaattaacaaaatgtaatgtattaaatattttaataatttagtaAACTTGTATAATTTACTCATTTTAGTTGTTCAGTGAATTTGTCTGAAGGTATTTGTCTAATTTTCTTTCCCTTGCAGGAGTTTGATTATGAAGACTGGGAGTCGTTGTGTGAGAAGCTGAACGCATTAGCCACCGACTGCAACAAACATCGAGCCAAGAACGATAAGAGGAAGCAGAGATCTGTCTTTAGAGATGTCCTCAAGGCAGTAGAGGTGAGACTGAATAGTTGACATAGTTGATATGTTGAAAGTTGCTGTAGTTCAGACTGTGACATTTCCTCTGTGTCGGAACAGGAAGGGGATTTCCAGAGCGAGACGATCCGCTTCGGCACAGAGCGCATGGTCATCGACAGCTGGGTGAGGAAGAGGACTTATGACACCTTCAGAGAGTTTGTAGGCTCTGGGATGAACTACCATCTACAGGTAAAGCTCTCAGATGTGGAGTGCATCCAAAAAAGGAAGCTTCAAAGTGATTTTTAGAAGTTGAATTTTCTGACCGCAGGCGAACGAGTTCATACGAGACGTGTTTGAACTGGGACCACCGATGTTGATCGATTCTGCTGCTCTGAAAGCAATGAAGACCTCCAGACTGGAGCGAGTAAGCAAGCCCTTTTCCACATGTACATATTTTTACTgtactatgtttttttttcttgtggtgTAATCGTATGCTTTGTTTGTTTTAGCACCTCTACAATGCAGCAGCGTTTAAAGCTCGAACCAAGGCCAGGAACAAGTTTCGGGACAAAAGGGTGGATGTTGGGGAGTTTTAGGAAGTTTTGTAAAGCacaattttttcttttatttaagtGTTTCTATTCTTCACATTCCTAACATAgccttttttatatatagatatgttaaatgttaatatttgctATCTAAAAATTCATTAATTCCTCCTAGATTCTAATTTATATCTGTATTTAAGTGGTGTTTGGTTCACTAACGCATCATCATGTTTTCTGTTGTTTGTGTTCTTGTAGGTCCTGTAATTTTATGAATTGTTCTGTATTTATGACCCCTTTTTGTGTTGTCACAATGGGCTGTACTGTAGTGGCAGGGCTGTACgtctaaaaaaaacaactaaaaaagATGAATAAAGTTAGATGAAGTTGATGCCCCTTATTCAAAAGTCctggttttgttttcttcagtttGTCATTATCACAAATGGCTAATTTTTAACATGATGAGACCTTTAACTCTCTCAATGAAATGGCTAAATTAGAACATCCTGAACATCCTTTGCGCTTTCTGCAATCTGTTTGTTTCTTTTGCAGTTGCCATGGACACGGAGTCACTCGAGCTGATTTAACCAGTTGATGTTTTGTAACAAAGCACGCACGTCACCACGATGACACGCTGAAATGGACACGAGGACACTGCATTGTCTCGTTCATGCCATGTAATTACCGTAGTCTCAAGATGACAACAGTCATTATATTTGAGGCAGTTCACATCCTCGGACTGGGAATTGTTTCTATGGAAACTAAATTAATCTGTAGCGGTCAGGTGGTACAAGTAGAAGTTCTTTGAAAGTTCCCATTTTATAAGCTGTAATTACAGGCTCTAGTTTTACAAGTTAAAATACTGTAATTTCCAAGGCATGAATGGACCTTATCACCCAAATAATATTTCCCATGATAAATATGACTTATAGATTATATGCTATTGCAAACATAAATGAATAATGTGCGCTTACTGTTGCATTGTATTCTGGGAAATATATAGGCATCGTCTTGAGTATTGTAGTAACATCATGATATTTTTCCTCTAATGCTACATCACAATGTGACTATTAGGGCAACTTAGGaaagttttatctttaaaaacaaataattttaCAGTCAAATcagttatattttttttagtgtcaCTTATGTTCTTTTAGTATGCATGTATGTACTTTGCGTGTCTTTGATCTCAGAACATGAGGATGAGATTTTATAAAAGCTCTTTCCCACCGATGAAGGTAGAGTGGAAACAACTCAGactatgtttataaaaaaaactgcTCCCTCCAGTCTACCCAAGTATGACGATTTACTCTTATTAGCTGATAGTTatgattgtttaaaatggaCACACTTAGCTCTCCTCCCTGAGGAAACAAGACTAAATTTTTCATTAATCTGATATTTTCTGGCAGTGGAAAAACTAGCGCTAAGGGTTTATAAATACCATCTGAAATGACCGCTGTTGTGTGTAGCACATTAAAAGGCAtgtgcattatgtaatcagattactttttgctGATATAAGCAATGTGCAGTACTTGTAACATCAAAAAGTTACCTGATTATGTAATGCGCAttactcgttacatcaaaaagtaatctgattacaaaATGTTACTTTTAATCCATTACTTTACTCGTAACATCAAAAGGTATTTATGTAATGAATGACATATAATGTAATCATATTTATGTAACTGCAAATTACAAACTAACAACACaactatttataataataataataaatgtatttacagtCCAAAAAATTACTTCAGATTAAGTATTTTCAAGACCAAGAGTCACCGTATGAGTATGAATTGTAGCTAAAATACAGTTAGTGACGCATGATGTTAACAGGTGATTTATCAGAATTCGAATGAATCCCAATCTAAAATCAATACTTGGAAAATGTAACTGATATGACTTGATGATACTTGATGCTTTTTACATGCAAGAGTCTCCTTGGACAGAAGAAATTGATGGATATTCCAGAGCAAATTGCCATTTCTTACTGGCTGTCTGCCATCTtggtttggagaaaaaaaacttcCACAAACAAAGGGTTAAAAATGCATTAGTGTCCACTGTAGTCAAGTGTAGGTATCATAGACAAAAAAGTCAAATTCAGGTTAGCATTAATTTTAATGCGTGATTTTTCCTTCATAATTAATCGCACTGAATTAGCACGTAATCGACAGCCCTAATTATAATATGCATGACATATCTATGATATATTCACTCAGCATCACACCACTGCGTCCCGATTCAGACGCTGCATTCGAAGGCGGATTGCATCGCACGACGAAGGCTGTCCCAGTTCGAAGGCTACTTCAATTGCATCCTTTGTTTCCCATGAAATGAGGACACAACAGATGTGGTCTTCCCTGCTCCAGAATTCACAGTGACAAGTGAAGACAGGATTTCATTGAGAGAAACTGCTGAATTATTTAGTCCATTAGGATGGATGTTTTTCGAAGGGTGCAGCCTTTGAATTGGGATTGGCAGTTCTCAACAAGAAGCTCTTGTCACCACTGAGAAATCTTTTCTCCGATCTGCAGCTATCCCTGTCTCACTGTACGGGTTGATGTTCAACTATGACATGCATACACAAGCAAATAGTTGTCCACTGTAGTGATCTCTACACGTGTAAGGGTTGACTAAAACAATatcataaaaaaacatatttgatTATTTGCCAAGTCAACATTTTCATTAAGTTTCTCAATGTTCTTGTTTGCATCTCATTCAGCATCATCTGTAGCAGCTGGCGATGCAGTGCTCCGCAACCTTTCATAAATCAGACCTGATGTTTCCTGACAGAACTCCTCCTCTCCGGTCTGCTTCCTGTTGCAAATGTCCTCACGTTTCAGAACGAGAGGCATGAAAAATGAATGCGAGATAAGAGTTATTTTGTCACGGAGGTGCACTGTACATGAAAACAGGATCTTCACAGACTTTTGCCTTTGGATTTTCCGTCTCTGATCTCTGTAAatccaaaacaaaaaaaagctatTCAAGTTTCACCCAGctcttattttttataaataaggtGCAGGGAGCTTGTGTGACCCAGATATATCATGTCCTGGTGGCACAGCGGTGGCCTCATGTTTGTGTGCGACATTCACTGTGGTATAATTAGCTGCCTTTGGCCTCGAAACTCAGAAAGTAGCAGCAGACCGGAGGCTTGGATTCTGGGTCAGTGTGAGAATGAACTCAGAATGATCTTTTCAATGACGTGCCGATGTTAGATGTCTGACTTTAAGTCAGCAAAATGCACATGAAGATGTCAAAACATAAGATTCATAATGGATGATATAACATCcatatggatggcaggacctaaagtttcccagcagaacatagTGCATCCTGAACCCCTGTCCACTCTGACCGTCGCCTAGCCATCACATTTTGGCTCTTGTcaaaacttgctcaaatccttcaGCATTGCCcatttttttctgcttctaacacattaacattgtatatgtttatttgtgtgtatgtgtgtctttttatataaatacagcctattgtaaaacatatttttcatgtaccattataaaaaaagaacaaatttACATCTCTGGTTAATTTTGAATCAGACATAAACAGAAAACGATTTGCATTTCTTTGAGGGAATCATTTGTGAATCACAAAGAACTAATTTAAACTCAAACTGACAGGCAAGTTCTTATTAGAGTGTGTGAATCCTTTTGACTGACTTCAGCTGTTTCTTAAGAATCATTCTGGCATACACACTTTTAAAACAGATCAGGCTACCTAtcatgtaaagtaaaataaataaataaataattctaaTAGGCACAGCTATACAAATCATTAATTCCAGCAGAATCTTTCAGCCTTTTTTAGATAATTAACTCggtacactgttaaaaaaaaaaaaaattaaacttttgcagtacaatcgacttggatgtttaagttatttaaacttaaattatgttaaa harbors:
- the ifrd1 gene encoding interferon-related developmental regulator 1 yields the protein MPRAKKRSGRGGQQGNVQPFSDEDSSSETLSHCSSLSERTSAAEDAGESEEMAQEDFQYKLKVYIDSTVDKSAKTRQSALDGLKTAMATKILYEFISERRMTVTDAIERCLKKGKGVEQCAAASLACLLCIQLGSGIESEEVFKTLKPVFKTILNDGAANMQARQACATSLGLCTLVAEDDIMDVYATMECFESLFTHSYVREDGSRPSVSPQTTQLHTNALLSWALLLTICTGSRIRSIAQKHLAKLPCLLENDDVNMRIAAGETIALLFELIRDVDPEFDYEDWESLCEKLNALATDCNKHRAKNDKRKQRSVFRDVLKAVEEGDFQSETIRFGTERMVIDSWVRKRTYDTFREFVGSGMNYHLQANEFIRDVFELGPPMLIDSAALKAMKTSRLERHLYNAAAFKARTKARNKFRDKRVDVGEF